The stretch of DNA CACAGTTCCATTGTATGTGCCATGAACAATGATGGCAGCAAAGATCCAGCTGGCGCCATCGGCCAGCATCGGGGCTCGTTGCTGTTGTTGAAGTCGTCTCCAGATCTTCCAGACTCCAATTCCGGAAATTGTCGAACAACCTGAATGCAGCAGGACACAAACGGTCCATCGCCATTCTGCCAGTCCAGGAGGCGGATCAGGGACATAGACTTTCAGATAGATAATATTTTCTACTGCAGCAAAGGCCGCTCCGGACGCCAGCGCGCACAGCAGAATCTGTATACCGTTGCGATACAACCATGGACGCTTTTCGACTATCCAGAGGGTTAGAGCAATCTTCATAATTTCTTCGGTCGTTGGACCGATCACCGTGACGGCAATCAGGGCACTGCCGGAAACGGACTGAGCTGCAAATGTGCCGATCACGGCAAAGAAGCCGCTGGTCAGAACAACCACAAGTGTTACCAGCCAGCTGGACAGCCCTGATGATTCGTCAACATTTTTTCTGTACCAGCGATACCAGGTCACAGCATCCGGGGGTATTTCTCCGGCCAGAGCAGACGAAAGTCCGGGTTCATCCCACACGGACTGATCTTCGGGAACATGATCCGACAATGGCAGAACCGGACCGGGATCATTCTTGTCCTGTGGATGCAGAATGTCTTCCATCCACGGTTCAGCGAACACAGAAGTATCTTTACCTGACTTCTCATGATGTGGCTCCGCATGTGGCTGGCGGAACGGTGACCCGGTCAGATCGGCCCTGTTGTCCGACCCGCTGTTTAATTTTTTCTCCGGCGGTGTCATTCGGTGTCGCTCGTGTGGTAAGCAGTCGCCGTGGCAATCACTGCGGCCATGGGGACCCGTCGCTGCACGGTGGAGCCTCCAACATCGGCCGATTCGATTCGGACGTTGCAGATCGCGTTAAATCCCTGATCGATGGCGGTTTGTCTGAGACGTGCAACAGCCTCGCGTCTGGCACGCGTCTGCAGGGATTG from Fuerstiella sp. encodes:
- a CDS encoding PrsW family glutamic-type intramembrane protease yields the protein MFAEPWMEDILHPQDKNDPGPVLPLSDHVPEDQSVWDEPGLSSALAGEIPPDAVTWYRWYRKNVDESSGLSSWLVTLVVVLTSGFFAVIGTFAAQSVSGSALIAVTVIGPTTEEIMKIALTLWIVEKRPWLYRNGIQILLCALASGAAFAAVENIIYLKVYVPDPPPGLAEWRWTVCVLLHSGCSTISGIGVWKIWRRLQQQQRAPMLADGASWIFAAIIVHGTYNGTVTLMELSGFGF